One genomic region from Fictibacillus marinisediminis encodes:
- a CDS encoding alpha/beta fold hydrolase codes for MGYFVTVEPGVNLYVEDLNPGGNKTIVFLHGWPLSHKQFEYQFDVLPAMGYRCIGIDWRGFGNSDKPISGYTLNRLADDIRTVVGTLQLENFTLVGHSTGGAIAIRYMSRYNGYGVSQLVLVDAAAPTGFTAETANNFLKEALNDRPKMMQDVTDGFFFQYVTRPFSDWFFQMGLQAAGWSTAAVIVLLRDENLNEDLPKIVAPTLIIHGIHDKVIPFSQAQELNQKIRNSKLVPFQYSGHGPFWEERGKFNQLLAQYIH; via the coding sequence ATGGGATACTTTGTTACAGTAGAGCCAGGTGTAAATCTATATGTTGAAGATCTTAACCCAGGGGGTAACAAGACCATAGTATTTCTACATGGCTGGCCGTTGAGCCATAAACAGTTCGAATATCAGTTTGATGTTCTTCCTGCAATGGGTTACCGCTGTATTGGCATAGACTGGAGGGGTTTTGGTAATTCGGATAAACCAATTAGTGGCTACACCTTAAATAGACTGGCTGATGATATCCGCACTGTTGTTGGTACACTTCAATTAGAAAATTTTACGCTTGTGGGTCACTCAACAGGTGGAGCAATTGCGATTCGATATATGTCTAGATACAACGGTTACGGAGTATCCCAACTTGTCCTTGTTGATGCTGCAGCTCCCACAGGCTTTACCGCAGAAACTGCTAATAACTTTCTTAAAGAAGCCTTAAATGACCGCCCTAAAATGATGCAGGACGTAACAGATGGCTTTTTCTTTCAGTATGTAACTCGCCCATTCTCAGACTGGTTTTTTCAAATGGGATTACAGGCTGCGGGATGGTCGACAGCGGCAGTCATTGTTTTATTAAGAGATGAGAATTTGAATGAAGATCTTCCAAAAATAGTTGCCCCCACTTTAATTATTCACGGCATTCATGATAAAGTTATTCCATTTTCACAAGCTCAGGAACTAAATCAAAAAATAAGAAATTCAAAGCTAGTCCCGTTTCAATATAGTGGTCATGGTCCTTTCTGGGAAGAACGTGGCAAGTTTAACCAGCTATTGGCACAATATATTCATTAA
- a CDS encoding helix-turn-helix domain-containing protein, which yields MMQDLGKRIRYVREKKGITLNAFANQLGVSSGDLSNLERGKTDNIELHLLEKIQKELLIFSMVPPDQEEDQITFRFNRAMQQFRALSEAEPGTAEYLLSTLENGLEHFLK from the coding sequence ATGATGCAAGATCTGGGAAAACGAATCCGATATGTCCGAGAAAAGAAAGGGATAACGTTAAACGCTTTTGCCAATCAACTTGGTGTTTCCTCAGGAGACTTGAGTAATTTGGAAAGGGGAAAAACAGATAATATTGAACTTCACTTATTAGAAAAGATTCAAAAGGAACTTCTTATCTTCTCCATGGTCCCGCCAGACCAGGAAGAAGATCAAATTACCTTTCGTTTTAATCGAGCGATGCAGCAATTCCGTGCATTATCAGAAGCCGAGCCTGGTACAGCTGAATATCTGTTATCGACCTTGGAAAACGGACTGGAACACTTTCTGAAATGA
- a CDS encoding YggT family protein, with the protein MGSIILQIGQYIYDIYYWLMLISILGSWFPQFYATKVGIWISKLVDPYFAVFRRFIPPLGVIDFSPIIALIAYRYLGGFALEGLRQLMNMMGV; encoded by the coding sequence TTGGGCTCTATCATTTTACAAATTGGGCAATATATTTACGATATTTATTATTGGTTAATGTTAATATCCATTCTCGGTTCCTGGTTTCCGCAATTTTATGCCACAAAAGTTGGCATATGGATTAGTAAACTAGTTGACCCTTACTTTGCTGTCTTTCGGCGTTTTATCCCGCCTCTTGGTGTAATTGATTTTTCACCTATCATCGCTTTAATTGCGTATAGATATTTAGGGGGATTTGCTCTCGAAGGTCTTCGCCAATTAATGAATATGATGGGCGTATAA
- a CDS encoding RDD family protein encodes MEHQHKNLKNASLGTRIIAFLWDYVIVSCYLSLLFGVSFIARPMLLPLFRESSLSAEITGFLLITLPVYLYFSVSEGSKFHATWGKRKMGIMVVGVRGQPIGLGHSLFRSALKFVPWELSHFTIWHIAIPSEFPDYLIYILLITVYGLVLIYLISPLKSKNKQTVYDSIAGTVVRYKYENY; translated from the coding sequence GTGGAGCACCAACATAAAAATCTAAAAAACGCATCGCTCGGAACACGTATAATCGCTTTTTTGTGGGACTATGTTATCGTTTCGTGTTATCTCTCCTTGCTGTTCGGAGTATCCTTTATTGCACGACCGATGCTATTACCGTTGTTCAGGGAAAGCTCTTTATCTGCGGAAATTACCGGATTTCTATTAATTACACTGCCAGTATATCTTTATTTTTCCGTAAGTGAGGGATCGAAATTTCATGCGACATGGGGAAAACGAAAAATGGGGATTATGGTAGTGGGCGTACGAGGCCAACCCATCGGACTTGGGCACTCGCTTTTCCGTTCCGCGCTAAAATTTGTCCCTTGGGAGCTTTCCCATTTTACCATTTGGCATATTGCCATTCCTTCTGAGTTCCCCGATTATTTGATTTATATATTATTAATAACTGTCTATGGACTTGTATTGATTTACTTGATAAGTCCCTTGAAAAGCAAAAATAAACAAACTGTTTATGACTCTATCGCGGGGACAGTTGTTAGGTACAAGTACGAGAACTATTGA
- a CDS encoding DUF1510 family protein yields MRSRFQRQKRKKLHVSLNALICIVLVLIFIVAGNIIWGDSNEASTNNPQNTTRSKGEQNNQQNNDTTIRKDKETELKKQEIKLRENKKTKDQQEAKRIQKDSEEAKKEQKAEKDREEQKAKEAKEEREKQRSQDEKKVTGSGSSEPIGTSQTGPHTSSYVEDSVDWNEKVKAIQMATGLGDNMNIWRIENGGGPQKSVGKVSPDGEDSWMYVVNLEWVDQKGWKVTSVSKQNR; encoded by the coding sequence ATGAGATCGAGATTTCAACGCCAAAAGAGAAAAAAGCTCCATGTTAGTCTGAACGCCTTAATTTGTATCGTATTGGTCCTAATATTTATTGTAGCAGGAAATATAATATGGGGAGACAGTAATGAGGCCTCAACCAATAACCCACAAAATACAACCAGAAGTAAAGGTGAACAAAATAACCAACAAAATAATGACACCACGATCCGAAAAGATAAAGAGACCGAATTGAAAAAACAAGAGATAAAATTGAGAGAAAATAAAAAAACTAAAGACCAGCAAGAAGCTAAGCGAATCCAGAAAGACTCCGAGGAAGCTAAAAAAGAACAAAAAGCAGAAAAAGACCGAGAAGAGCAGAAAGCAAAAGAAGCCAAGGAAGAACGCGAGAAGCAAAGGTCTCAAGACGAGAAGAAAGTTACAGGATCTGGGTCGTCGGAACCCATTGGAACGAGTCAGACTGGACCCCATACTTCGAGTTATGTTGAGGATTCAGTGGATTGGAACGAAAAAGTAAAAGCAATCCAAATGGCAACAGGTCTAGGGGACAACATGAACATCTGGCGAATTGAAAATGGCGGGGGACCGCAAAAATCAGTGGGAAAAGTGAGCCCTGACGGCGAAGATAGTTGGATGTATGTTGTGAACCTTGAATGGGTTGATCAAAAAGGCTGGAAAGTAACAAGTGTTAGTAAACAAAATCGATGA
- a CDS encoding response regulator transcription factor, whose amino-acid sequence MKKVLIIEDDVSIAELECDYLEINGLAAEIALTGDTGLQKACSEPFNLVLLDLMLPNMDGFELCKKLRQEKDIPILMVSAKKDDIDKIRGFGLGADDFIVKPFSPGELVARVKAHLARYDRLSKRENPADEIHIRGLHIKKASRQVLMNEREVILTAKEFDLLFFLAMNPNHVFSKEHLFERIWGFDSMGDIATVTVHIRKLREKIEIDPSNPQYIETIWGAGYRFRG is encoded by the coding sequence ATGAAAAAAGTGTTAATTATTGAAGATGATGTGAGTATTGCCGAATTGGAGTGTGACTATCTGGAGATCAATGGGCTAGCGGCCGAAATCGCTTTAACAGGGGATACAGGCCTACAAAAAGCATGTTCTGAACCGTTTAACCTCGTTCTCCTGGACCTAATGCTGCCAAACATGGATGGATTTGAACTATGCAAAAAGCTGCGGCAGGAAAAAGATATCCCGATATTAATGGTATCCGCCAAAAAAGATGACATTGATAAAATACGGGGATTTGGGCTTGGGGCGGATGACTTTATTGTAAAACCGTTCAGCCCGGGCGAACTCGTGGCAAGAGTGAAGGCACACCTGGCAAGATATGATCGGTTGAGTAAACGGGAAAATCCGGCTGATGAGATCCATATTCGCGGCCTTCACATAAAGAAAGCTTCCCGTCAGGTGCTTATGAATGAGCGTGAAGTGATCCTTACGGCAAAAGAATTTGATCTGCTTTTCTTTCTGGCGATGAATCCGAATCATGTGTTCAGCAAAGAACATCTTTTCGAAAGAATCTGGGGCTTTGATTCGATGGGTGACATTGCGACGGTTACAGTGCATATCCGGAAGCTCCGTGAAAAAATAGAGATTGATCCCTCCAATCCACAGTACATTGAGACAATCTGGGGGGCCGGCTATCGATTCAGAGGTTAA
- a CDS encoding sensor histidine kinase, translating to MSIRVRLLLSNLAMIIMPVILFVLAAFLLFSFVFVDHKDNRFIFGSLGTTEGARPADKQVMELKKTAALTPEKLLNVQYLIRADKELNEQGAALVVRKGDKVIYRSVKDKTLEVKDLPAFGFEGSNRPVSRLGNKLYSMQKYDFYFSNGSTGTLFFIRDADFVKRIFPLLFGSFLFIMLITNGLLTYFVSKSILYPVNELREGARKISEGNLDFLLVSKRNDELGQLCQAFETMRKKLKASTEIQLQYEENRKELISNISHDLKTPLTAIKGYVEGIRDGVANTSEKMDRYTQTIYKKANELDHLIDELFLYSKLDLKKVPFHFEKMETSGYIENYIEELRMDDTVGQVRLSLTIKEGKEFEVIADRDKLKRVFTNIIENSLKYMDKIEKSIDIVLSSNEETVLVEVHDNGPGIKESSLPHLFDRFYRADPSRNTTGSGLGLAIAKRIIEDHGGEIWAESRENEGTSIIFTLKKAVNEEASP from the coding sequence ATGTCTATTCGAGTACGTTTGCTTTTATCCAATCTTGCCATGATCATAATGCCTGTCATTTTGTTCGTTCTGGCTGCTTTTTTGCTCTTCTCGTTCGTCTTTGTCGACCACAAGGATAACCGCTTCATTTTTGGCTCGTTGGGTACGACTGAAGGTGCCCGGCCGGCGGACAAGCAAGTCATGGAATTAAAGAAGACAGCAGCCTTAACACCGGAAAAACTATTGAACGTCCAGTATTTGATCCGGGCAGATAAGGAATTAAATGAACAGGGTGCAGCTTTAGTCGTAAGAAAAGGGGACAAAGTCATTTACCGTTCCGTAAAAGACAAAACCTTGGAAGTCAAGGATCTTCCGGCTTTTGGATTCGAGGGGTCGAACCGCCCGGTCTCGCGATTGGGCAATAAGCTTTATTCCATGCAAAAGTATGATTTTTACTTCTCAAATGGATCAACAGGGACGTTATTTTTTATTCGAGATGCTGATTTTGTAAAACGGATCTTCCCCCTTCTTTTTGGTAGTTTCCTGTTCATCATGCTCATTACAAATGGGCTGCTCACCTATTTTGTATCCAAAAGCATCCTATATCCTGTGAACGAACTAAGGGAAGGGGCCAGGAAGATCAGTGAGGGAAATCTGGACTTTCTATTAGTATCAAAAAGAAACGATGAACTTGGCCAGCTCTGCCAAGCATTTGAGACGATGAGAAAAAAGCTAAAAGCTTCAACGGAAATCCAGCTGCAGTACGAGGAAAACCGGAAAGAACTGATCTCTAACATTTCCCATGATTTAAAAACGCCATTAACCGCCATTAAAGGATATGTGGAAGGAATCCGTGACGGCGTGGCAAATACTTCAGAAAAAATGGATCGGTATACACAGACGATTTACAAAAAGGCAAACGAACTCGACCATCTCATTGATGAACTGTTTTTGTATTCCAAACTGGATTTAAAAAAGGTCCCATTTCATTTTGAAAAAATGGAAACCAGCGGGTATATCGAGAATTATATCGAAGAATTAAGAATGGATGATACAGTCGGTCAGGTCAGGCTGTCCCTTACGATTAAGGAGGGAAAAGAATTCGAAGTGATTGCTGACCGGGATAAACTAAAACGGGTTTTCACCAATATTATAGAGAACAGCCTCAAATACATGGATAAAATAGAAAAATCAATTGATATCGTGTTATCCTCCAATGAAGAAACCGTGTTGGTTGAAGTGCATGACAACGGCCCTGGGATCAAGGAATCTTCTTTACCGCACCTCTTTGATCGTTTTTACCGAGCCGATCCATCCAGGAATACAACCGGGTCGGGACTGGGACTGGCTATTGCAAAACGGATCATCGAAGATCATGGCGGGGAAATATGGGCGGAAAGCCGTGAGAATGAAGGGACCAGTATCATTTTTACGCTAAAAAAAGCCGTGAATGAGGAGGCAAGCCCATGA
- a CDS encoding response regulator transcription factor: protein MIRIVIAEDQQMMLGALGLLLNLEEDMEVVGKASDGEKAISLVHQHQPDICIMDIEMPVKTGLEAAEELKGSGCKVMILTTFARTGYFQRAFKAGVRGYLLKDSPSEELASSIRSVMAGRRIYAPELVDDAYSEENPLTDREKEVLSLVADGKNTKEIADQLSIKAGTVRNYISTILEKLEVTNRIEAITRFQEKGWFK from the coding sequence ATGATTCGGATCGTTATTGCGGAAGACCAGCAAATGATGTTGGGGGCACTGGGTTTGCTGCTTAATTTGGAAGAGGATATGGAAGTGGTCGGAAAGGCAAGCGACGGAGAAAAAGCGATTTCGCTTGTTCATCAGCATCAGCCTGACATATGTATCATGGATATTGAAATGCCAGTAAAAACGGGACTTGAAGCAGCGGAAGAACTGAAAGGATCAGGCTGCAAAGTAATGATTTTAACGACATTCGCTCGTACAGGATATTTCCAGCGGGCATTTAAGGCGGGGGTCAGAGGGTATTTGTTGAAGGACAGTCCGAGCGAAGAATTGGCAAGTTCCATCCGCAGTGTGATGGCAGGCAGGCGAATCTATGCCCCGGAACTCGTGGACGATGCATACAGTGAGGAGAACCCTCTAACTGACCGGGAAAAAGAAGTTTTATCCCTAGTGGCTGATGGTAAAAACACAAAAGAAATCGCCGATCAGCTTTCCATCAAAGCTGGAACGGTACGAAACTATATTTCAACGATATTAGAAAAACTTGAAGTCACCAATCGGATTGAAGCCATTACCAGATTCCAGGAAAAAGGCTGGTTTAAATAA
- a CDS encoding class I SAM-dependent methyltransferase, whose product MNNKKLIKKFDKQANTYDRRREKQIQRKWREKLIEEAQGSVLEVAVGAGGNFPFYNREEIEKITAVDFSPEMLEKARVAAHQYHLPIEFVESDIDQLEFEENQFDTIVSTLSFCGYPQPLKTLENLSKWCKPMGQILLLEHGISSNFIFSTLQKVLDPLAVRTIGCHQNRDIMELISLSPIEIQKVEHHWLDVFHLVWAKPKNK is encoded by the coding sequence ATGAACAATAAGAAGCTGATAAAAAAGTTTGATAAACAAGCAAATACCTACGATCGAAGAAGAGAAAAACAAATCCAAAGGAAGTGGAGAGAAAAATTAATTGAAGAGGCCCAAGGATCCGTTCTAGAAGTGGCAGTCGGAGCAGGAGGAAACTTCCCGTTTTATAACCGTGAGGAGATTGAAAAAATTACAGCGGTGGATTTTAGTCCTGAAATGTTAGAAAAAGCAAGAGTAGCAGCACATCAATATCATCTTCCAATCGAATTTGTTGAAAGTGACATTGATCAATTGGAGTTTGAGGAGAATCAGTTTGATACCATTGTTTCTACGCTTTCATTCTGCGGTTACCCTCAACCATTAAAAACGTTAGAGAACCTAAGTAAATGGTGTAAACCAATGGGACAAATATTGTTATTGGAGCATGGTATCAGTTCTAATTTCATTTTCTCAACGTTACAAAAGGTATTAGATCCTTTGGCTGTTAGAACGATTGGGTGCCATCAAAATAGAGACATCATGGAACTGATCAGCCTTTCTCCTATTGAGATCCAGAAAGTAGAACATCATTGGCTGGATGTTTTCCATCTGGTTTGGGCGAAACCCAAAAATAAATGA
- a CDS encoding general stress protein has protein sequence MNPKFKIFHNDEHLSESIDKLRNNGIRDDDIYILAHDNDHVRRDRKETDANKIGVNVTGLGTATKNVFKSKGDKLRSKMKEIGFDQSKAEQLEEELDKGKTLLVVTNQDEVKF, from the coding sequence TTGAATCCCAAATTTAAAATATTCCACAATGATGAACATTTGAGTGAATCAATTGACAAGCTTAGAAACAATGGAATTCGAGATGATGATATCTACATTCTTGCTCATGATAATGATCATGTCAGACGCGATAGGAAGGAAACAGATGCCAATAAGATTGGGGTCAACGTAACTGGGTTGGGCACTGCGACGAAAAATGTGTTCAAAAGCAAAGGGGATAAATTAAGATCCAAAATGAAGGAAATTGGATTTGACCAATCAAAGGCTGAACAACTAGAAGAAGAATTAGACAAGGGAAAAACGCTATTAGTTGTAACAAATCAAGATGAAGTTAAGTTTTAA
- a CDS encoding sensor histidine kinase: protein MKKIYKLFQINTGISPYVWSVFSILPFYFIFQSSSTKQIVVGILLTILFFITYRFAFISKGWPVYVWASILIAISITMTSLFNYVYFAFFLAYFIGNIKERIPFISLYIIHLVSTTVSFNFNIVFQDEQFLKQLPFIIIIWISIILMPFSLYNRKKREQLEEQLQDANSVLVKQQERQRIARDLHDTLGQKLSLIGLKSDLARKLIDKDPEQARSQLNDVQQTARTALNEVRKMVSQMRGIRLEEELINVKQILKAAQIEYVGEQELNLTNVSLLIENILSMCLKEAVTNVVKHSGATTCHISIKQSLNEIMISIRDNGAGIRVDEDMTKGHGLLGIKERLEFVNGHLEIFSEEGTTLIIQVPNVIKSPEKEGDK, encoded by the coding sequence ATGAAAAAGATCTATAAGCTGTTTCAAATAAATACCGGGATTTCTCCGTATGTGTGGAGCGTTTTTAGTATTTTGCCGTTTTATTTTATTTTTCAATCTTCATCCACGAAACAAATTGTCGTGGGTATTTTGCTGACCATTTTATTCTTTATCACCTATCGTTTTGCCTTCATATCAAAAGGGTGGCCTGTTTACGTATGGGCTAGCATTCTAATTGCTATATCGATTACCATGACAAGCCTTTTTAACTATGTTTATTTTGCATTTTTTCTTGCTTATTTTATTGGTAATATAAAAGAACGTATTCCTTTTATTTCCTTATATATTATTCATCTCGTCAGCACGACTGTCTCTTTTAACTTCAACATCGTTTTTCAAGATGAGCAGTTCTTAAAACAATTGCCTTTTATCATCATCATTTGGATCAGTATCATCCTTATGCCTTTCAGTTTATATAATCGAAAAAAGCGTGAGCAGCTGGAAGAACAATTGCAAGACGCGAATTCTGTTCTAGTAAAACAGCAGGAACGCCAGCGGATTGCCCGTGATCTTCACGATACTTTAGGACAAAAACTTTCACTGATCGGGTTGAAAAGTGATTTGGCCAGAAAGCTAATTGACAAAGACCCCGAGCAGGCTCGTTCTCAGTTGAACGACGTACAGCAGACCGCTAGAACAGCACTGAACGAGGTCCGGAAAATGGTGTCTCAAATGCGGGGGATTCGATTAGAAGAGGAACTCATCAACGTGAAACAAATACTTAAAGCGGCGCAAATTGAATATGTAGGTGAACAAGAATTAAACCTCACGAATGTTTCCCTGCTGATCGAAAATATTTTGAGCATGTGTCTGAAAGAAGCGGTAACCAATGTCGTAAAGCACAGCGGCGCGACAACCTGTCATATCTCCATCAAACAATCGTTAAATGAAATTATGATTTCCATACGGGATAACGGAGCAGGAATAAGAGTAGATGAAGATATGACAAAAGGCCACGGACTACTAGGAATAAAAGAACGGCTTGAATTTGTCAACGGTCATCTGGAGATCTTTTCAGAGGAGGGGACGACGTTAATCATACAAGTACCGAATGTAATAAAATCGCCGGAAAAGGAGGGAGACAAATGA
- a CDS encoding fatty acid desaturase, whose product MTKQKNVNLRKQVAPYEKPNTKNSVAQLINTLVPFFLLWYLAYESLSISYFITLPLTIIGAGFLTRIFIIFHDCCHHSFFRNRKANKIVGTITGILTLFPYHQWQHEHNIHHATSSNLNKRGTGDIWILTVDEYLAASFWSRIAYRLYRNPIVMFGLGPIYVFLITNRFNRKGARSKERMNLYITNLAIAALAALLCWTIGWEAFLLVQGPIFFVSGVAGIWLFYVQHQFEDSYFEKDEDWDYVKAAMDGSSYYKLPKVLQWLTGNIGFHHIHHLSPRVPNYHLEDVHSIDSTFQNVQTITLASSLRSLGFRLWDEESRTFVSFKYIKKIKAKKDNTRAAHLKSSLSGR is encoded by the coding sequence ATGACGAAACAAAAAAATGTTAACTTACGAAAACAAGTAGCCCCATATGAAAAACCGAATACGAAAAATAGTGTAGCACAGCTCATTAATACGCTTGTTCCATTTTTTCTATTGTGGTACCTGGCTTACGAAAGCCTGTCCATTTCCTATTTCATCACTTTGCCATTAACGATTATTGGAGCGGGATTTTTGACGCGGATCTTTATTATTTTTCATGATTGCTGCCACCATTCATTCTTTAGAAATCGAAAAGCCAATAAAATAGTGGGAACGATTACAGGAATTCTTACATTATTCCCGTATCACCAATGGCAGCATGAACATAACATCCATCACGCTACAAGCAGTAACTTAAATAAACGCGGTACAGGTGACATTTGGATCCTGACGGTAGATGAGTATTTAGCTGCATCTTTTTGGAGCCGCATCGCTTATCGATTGTACCGCAATCCGATCGTGATGTTTGGTCTTGGCCCGATATATGTGTTTCTGATTACGAACCGCTTTAATCGAAAAGGAGCAAGATCGAAAGAACGCATGAATTTATATATTACGAACCTTGCTATAGCTGCATTGGCCGCATTGCTTTGCTGGACCATCGGCTGGGAAGCATTCTTGCTTGTTCAAGGTCCTATTTTCTTCGTATCCGGAGTTGCAGGCATTTGGCTGTTCTATGTACAGCATCAGTTTGAGGACTCTTATTTTGAAAAAGACGAAGATTGGGATTACGTGAAAGCCGCTATGGATGGGAGCTCATACTACAAGCTTCCGAAAGTCCTGCAATGGCTGACAGGCAATATTGGATTTCATCATATTCATCATTTAAGCCCAAGGGTGCCAAATTATCACTTGGAAGATGTTCATAGTATTGATTCAACTTTCCAAAATGTACAAACGATCACGCTTGCTTCAAGTCTTCGTTCCTTGGGATTCCGTCTTTGGGATGAGGAGAGCAGAACGTTTGTCAGCTTTAAATACATTAAAAAGATAAAAGCAAAAAAGGATAATACGAGAGCGGCCCATTTAAAATCAAGCTTGAGCGGCCGATAA
- a CDS encoding DMT family transporter yields MKKGILLLVAATFLWAGNYICGRYLAPALPATLLNTIRWAISTGLLWGLLMLNKKPFPIISKWREFVIQGFLGIFAFSTLNYLGLKSISASQAGMISAGIPITILLFTPFFLEEKIKTKAWIGAAISIFGVILLVEGRQANSSQGSIVGQIEILLSCLAWGMYTVLGKKYGKKIDPLTMTAGAGFYGTIFSAISCIGTVHPNMIHMTRNAWICIFYVSTFASVIAYFSWNTGVKIVGAGRAAPYINLLPVWTVLLGVLLLQEHISGITLLGGIVTILGAVLASLK; encoded by the coding sequence ATGAAAAAAGGGATTTTACTATTGGTGGCGGCAACCTTTCTTTGGGCAGGTAATTACATATGCGGCCGGTATTTAGCACCGGCCTTGCCAGCAACTTTATTAAACACTATCCGTTGGGCTATTTCAACGGGGCTCCTGTGGGGATTACTGATGCTTAACAAAAAACCATTCCCGATCATTTCTAAGTGGAGAGAATTTGTAATACAAGGGTTTCTTGGCATATTCGCCTTTTCTACATTAAACTATTTAGGTCTTAAATCGATTAGCGCATCACAAGCAGGGATGATATCAGCAGGTATACCCATTACCATCTTATTATTCACTCCTTTTTTTCTTGAAGAAAAGATCAAAACAAAAGCATGGATTGGTGCAGCAATCTCAATCTTTGGCGTGATTCTCTTGGTTGAGGGAAGACAAGCAAACTCTTCTCAAGGTTCAATTGTTGGACAAATTGAAATTCTCTTATCATGCTTGGCTTGGGGAATGTATACAGTACTTGGTAAGAAATATGGCAAAAAGATAGATCCCCTTACCATGACCGCTGGAGCCGGTTTCTATGGGACGATTTTTAGTGCGATAAGCTGTATTGGAACGGTACATCCAAATATGATACATATGACGAGAAATGCATGGATTTGTATTTTCTATGTGAGTACATTTGCTTCAGTTATTGCGTATTTTTCGTGGAATACCGGAGTGAAAATTGTAGGAGCAGGGCGTGCAGCTCCATATATTAACCTTCTCCCAGTTTGGACTGTTTTGTTAGGCGTTCTATTGTTGCAAGAACATATATCTGGAATCACCCTTTTAGGCGGAATAGTTACAATTCTTGGAGCTGTGCTAGCAAGTTTAAAATAG
- a CDS encoding site-specific integrase — MILEDDFLRYLQVEKNYSHNTLKSYAFNLQLYPAFLTKHDRSILLADLSPATTRRFIQEQVMQYQIKPRTLQCRISALKSFCEYCVKENYMNHNFMLGVQAPKSDKKIPVYMTLQELKQLFTYLENDTGKFATRNHVLVASFAAYLCNAITSK, encoded by the coding sequence ATAATTCTCGAAGATGATTTTCTGAGGTATCTGCAGGTTGAGAAAAATTACTCACACAACACGCTAAAAAGTTACGCGTTTAATCTGCAGCTTTACCCTGCATTTTTAACCAAGCACGATCGCTCCATACTACTTGCTGATTTGTCGCCGGCCACCACACGCCGTTTTATTCAGGAACAAGTCATGCAATACCAGATCAAGCCTAGAACACTTCAATGCCGAATTTCTGCTTTAAAGTCTTTCTGTGAATACTGCGTCAAAGAAAACTACATGAACCATAACTTTATGCTCGGTGTTCAGGCTCCGAAATCGGACAAGAAAATCCCGGTCTATATGACGCTGCAAGAACTAAAACAACTGTTTACGTATTTAGAGAACGATACCGGGAAATTTGCTACCAGAAACCATGTTCTCGTTGCATCATTTGCGGCATACCTTTGTAACGCTATTACTTCAAAATGA